The Ramlibacter sp. PS4R-6 nucleotide sequence CAGCTTCAGGCCGCGGCCGGCCGCACGGTGGCGTTCGACGAGGAGCGCGAGTCGCCCTGGCTCGCTTCGCCGGTCTTCTCCAAGGGCACCATGCGCTCGACGCCGGATGCGCTCGAGAAGCGAATCGAAACGCCGCACCGCGAGACCTGGCGCTTGCTCGCCGACCGCATCGAATGGACGGGCGGCGAGCCGGCCGCACGCAAGGAAATCCTGTTCACGCAAGCGCCCGCCCTGGCGCCCATCGCCGACCTCATGCGAAACATCGTGGCCGGCGACTTCGCTTCGCTCGACCGCGACTTCCGCATCGAGCTCAGCGGCGATGCGAACGCGTGGCGCGTGAAGCTGTCGCCGCGCCAGGCGAAGGTCTCGCGTGCGCTGGCCGGTGTCGAGCTGCAAGGCGCGGCCGGCCGCGTGCAGGTCATCGTCGTCAACGAAACCAACGGCCAGCGCACCACCACGCGCCTGGCCTACTGAAACGCAACACCATGCCCCTGTACGACAAAGACCCGTTGACGGCGCTGGAGGCCATCAGCGCGGCCCAATGGCTCGCCTTCGCGCCGCTGGCCTTCCAGGCGACCGCCGTCATGCGCGACCGCGGCATCCTCGCCGCGCTGGCCGGCGGTGACGCAGCGGCGCGCGAAGGCATGACGATCGATGACGTGGCGAAGGCGACCGGGACGTCGGAGTACGCGACGCGCGTGCTGCTCGAAGCCGCGCTCGGCCTGCGCATCGTCTGGCGCCGCGAAGGCCGTTACTTTCTCGGCAAGCTGGGCCGCTTCCTGGTCGACGACGAGATGACGCGGGTGAATTTCGACTTCACGCGCGACGTCTGCTACCTGGCGGCCGCGCACCTGGGCGAATCGCTGGCCGAGGGCCGGCCTGCGGGACTGAAGGAGCTGGGCCCCTGGCCCACGCTGTACGAAGGCCTGTCGGTGATGCCCGAGCCCGCGCGCGCCAGCTGGCATGCGTTCGACCACTTCTACTCCGATGCGGCTTTCCCCGCGGCCTGCGCGCGCCTCGCGAAAGCGCCGCCGAAGCGGCTCCTCGACATCGGCTGCAACACCGGCAAGTGGGCCGAGCAGTGCCTGTCGCGCCTGCCGGGCCTGGAGGTGGGCCTCGTCGACCTGCCGCCGCAGCTCGAGCGGGCGCGCGCGCGCCTGGCGAACGCAGGCCTTGCGGAGCGCGCGCAGCTGCATCCGCTCGACCTGCTCGACCCGGATGGGGCGCTGCCCCGCGGCTACGACCTCATCTGGATGAGCCAGTTCCTCGACTGCTTCTCCGAGGAGCAGATCGTGGGCATCCTCGCCAAGGCGCGCGAGGCGCTCGCGCCTGGCGGCCGCATCTGGGTGCTGGAATTGTTCTGGGACCGCCAGCGCTTCGAAGCCGCGGCGTTCAGCCTGCAGCAGACGTCGCTGTATTTCAGCTGCGTCGCCAACGGCAACAGCCAGATGTACGACTCGTCCCTGTTCCTGGCCCTGGTGCAGCGCGCGGGGCTGGAGGTCGCCGAACTCACCGACGGTGTCGGTGGCTACCACACGCTGCTCGAATGCCGCCCCGCCGGCTGAACGACATGCTGGGCATCGCCGCATCCACCATCGTGCACCCCGCGGGCCACGGCGCGGCCGCGCTCTGGCAAGCGGTGTCGCGCGGGGAAAGCGCGCTGCGCAGCGGTGCGGTGGACTGGTGCGAGCTGCCGTGCTGGCTCGGCGCCGTTCCCGGTGTCGACGATGACGCGCAGTTCGCGCACCTCGGCGCGTGGGACTGCCGCAACCTGCGGCTCGCCTGGCTGGCCTTGCGCGACCGCGCGTTCGCCGACGCGGTAACGGCTGCTGTCGCGGCGCATGGCGCGGCACGCGTGGGCCTCGTCCTGGGCACCAGCACGTCGGGCATTCGCAGCACCGAAGTCGCGTATGGCGCGCGCAAGGGCGACGGGCAGTGGCCCGCCAACTTCGACTACCGCCGCCACCATTCATTGGATGCGCTATGTCGCTACACCGCGCAAACGCTGGGCGTCGAAGGGCCGATGGCCACGATCTCCACTGCATGCTCGTCGAGCGCCAAGGTGTTCCTCACCGCGCAACGCTGGATCGAAGCGGGCTTGGTGGACGCTGCCGTCGTCGGCGGCGCCGACAGCCTGTGCCTGTCGACTTTGCACGGCTTCGACTCGCTGCAACTGCTGTCCGACGACGTGTGCCGGCCCTTCGATGCCGGGCGCAAGGGCATCTCGATCGGTGAGGCGGCGGGGTTCGCGTTGCTCACACGCGCGCCTTCGCGCATCGTCTTCGCGGGCGGCGGCGAGTCGAGCGACGCCTGGCACATGTCGACCCCGCATCCCGAAGGCCGGGGCGCGCAGGCCGCCATGCAGATGGCGCTGGACGCCGCGGGCTTGCGTGCGAGCGACGTGGGTTACGTCAACGCGCATGGCACCGCCACGCCGGCCAACGACAGTTCCGAGTCGGCGGCCCTGCGCGCCGTGTTCGGCGCCGGCACGGTGCCCGTGTCCTCGACGAAGGGTGTCACGGGCCATACGCTGGGCGCGGCTGGCATCGTCGAGGCGCTCGTCAGCGTGCTGGCGCTGGAGCACCAGGCCCTGCCGCCATCCGCGAACCTGCGCGAGGCGGACGACCAACTCGGCGTCAACGTCGTGAAGCAGGGCGCCGCGGCGCCCATCCGGCACGCGATGTCCAACAGCTTCGGGTTCGGCGGCAGCAATTGTTCGCTGGTCTTCAGCCGGGCGGACTGACGTGGCCGAGTTCGACTTCTTCCTGTATGCGGCGGCGGTGCTCGCGCCCGGGCTGTCGTCGCTGGCGCAGCTTCGCGCCATTGCGTCGGGCGCAGAGGCCTATGCGCATGCGCCGCTGGCATTGCCCGCGCCCGCCATGCTGCCCGCGCAGGAGCGCAGGCGGGCCAGCCAGGCCGTGCGCCTGGTCCTCGCATGCATCGAACAGGCGCTGCAAGGCTCCCCGTTCCCGGCGGCGACGCTGCGGCCCGTGTTCGCGGCGGACGAAGGCACCGGCGAGGTGAGCGTGCAAATGCTGGAAGCGCTCGCGACGACGCGCCAGGTCTCGCCC carries:
- a CDS encoding LolA-related protein translates to MSSWRFPRAACALLLLLAGPAWALTMPELQRQLQAAAGRTVAFDEERESPWLASPVFSKGTMRSTPDALEKRIETPHRETWRLLADRIEWTGGEPAARKEILFTQAPALAPIADLMRNIVAGDFASLDRDFRIELSGDANAWRVKLSPRQAKVSRALAGVELQGAAGRVQVIVVNETNGQRTTTRLAY
- a CDS encoding beta-ketoacyl-ACP synthase; translated protein: MPPRRLNDMLGIAASTIVHPAGHGAAALWQAVSRGESALRSGAVDWCELPCWLGAVPGVDDDAQFAHLGAWDCRNLRLAWLALRDRAFADAVTAAVAAHGAARVGLVLGTSTSGIRSTEVAYGARKGDGQWPANFDYRRHHSLDALCRYTAQTLGVEGPMATISTACSSSAKVFLTAQRWIEAGLVDAAVVGGADSLCLSTLHGFDSLQLLSDDVCRPFDAGRKGISIGEAAGFALLTRAPSRIVFAGGGESSDAWHMSTPHPEGRGAQAAMQMALDAAGLRASDVGYVNAHGTATPANDSSESAALRAVFGAGTVPVSSTKGVTGHTLGAAGIVEALVSVLALEHQALPPSANLREADDQLGVNVVKQGAAAPIRHAMSNSFGFGGSNCSLVFSRAD
- a CDS encoding SAM-dependent methyltransferase → MPLYDKDPLTALEAISAAQWLAFAPLAFQATAVMRDRGILAALAGGDAAAREGMTIDDVAKATGTSEYATRVLLEAALGLRIVWRREGRYFLGKLGRFLVDDEMTRVNFDFTRDVCYLAAAHLGESLAEGRPAGLKELGPWPTLYEGLSVMPEPARASWHAFDHFYSDAAFPAACARLAKAPPKRLLDIGCNTGKWAEQCLSRLPGLEVGLVDLPPQLERARARLANAGLAERAQLHPLDLLDPDGALPRGYDLIWMSQFLDCFSEEQIVGILAKAREALAPGGRIWVLELFWDRQRFEAAAFSLQQTSLYFSCVANGNSQMYDSSLFLALVQRAGLEVAELTDGVGGYHTLLECRPAG